One region of Vitis vinifera cultivar Pinot Noir 40024 chromosome 1, ASM3070453v1 genomic DNA includes:
- the LOC100256160 gene encoding putative zinc finger protein At1g68190 isoform X2 yields the protein MEKICEFCTSLRPVVYCKADAALLCLSCDAKVHSANALSNRHPRTLLCESCKCRPTSLRCLDHRVFLCRNCDRSLHEVSSQHHRRAIRSYVGCPSAKDFVALWGFELNEMETVAPRDQFVSTSCGPLEQESEVGSSTQQSKAFYNGQGQQKTSVILQQILDLKRLQLTDRKNTSSLIRGQEQIDISSSKFSTSQRLDDDLDEHSQNSLGICSDLQQMDSPKQELKVEPFPSPFSQLEQLSSSSTVGIPLHGDPFWQCKSPIQSSQLWSQNMQDLGVCEDVNCFDDFNIPDVDLTFQNFEELFGGDQDPTRLPVDIEDVTYSSLE from the exons ATGGagaaaatttgtgaattttGCACATCTTTGAGGCCAGTTGTTTACTGTAAGGCAGATGCAGCACTGCTTTGCCTTTCATGTGATGCAAAGGTTCACTCAGCAAATGCACTTTCCAACCGGCATCCTCGAACCCTACTATGTGAATCATGCAAATGCCGCCCAACTTCTCTTCGATGTTTAGATCACCGGGTGTTTTTGTGTCGTAATTGTGACCGGAGCTTGCATGAAGTTTCTTCACAACATCATAGACGGGCGATTAGAAGTTATGTGGGATGCCCATCTGCTAAGGATTTTGTGGCATTGTGGGGGTTTGAATTGAACGAAATGGAAACTGTTGCTCCTCGAGATCAGTTTGTTTCTACTTCATGTGGTCCTCTGGAGCAAG AATCTGAGGTGGGATCGAGCACACAACAAAGTAAG GCATTTTACAATGGACAAGGGCAGCAAAAAACATCTGTTATTTTGCAGCAAATTCTTGATTTGAAAAGGCTACAGCTCACTGACAGGAAAAACACATCATCTCTGATACGTGGCCAAGAACAAATTGATATATCTTCATCTAAGTTTAGCACTTCACAAAGGCTTGATGATGATCTTGATGAGCATTCACAAAATTCGCTTGGTATCTGTTCTGATCTTCAGCAAATGGATAGTCCTAAGCAGGAACTGAAAGTGGAGCCTTTTCCCTCACCATTTTCTCAACTGGAGCAGTTATCATCTTCTTCAACTGTTGGAATCCCTTTGCATGGAGACCCCTTCTGGCAATGCAAAAGTCCAATTCAGAGTAGCCAG TTGTGGTCTCAAAATATGCAAGATCTTGGAGTTTGTGAGGATGTTAACTGCTTCGATGATTTTAACATTCCTGATGTTGATCTGACGTTTCAAAACTTTGAAGAGCTCTTTGGGGGTGATCAAGATCCAACCAGATTACCTGTTGACATTGAAGATGTGACGTATTCCTCCTTGGAGTAG
- the LOC100256160 gene encoding putative zinc finger protein At1g68190 isoform X1: MEKICEFCTSLRPVVYCKADAALLCLSCDAKVHSANALSNRHPRTLLCESCKCRPTSLRCLDHRVFLCRNCDRSLHEVSSQHHRRAIRSYVGCPSAKDFVALWGFELNEMETVAPRDQFVSTSCGPLEQGVRNSSFSRHSCQQDGVSSLAFELNSSISIFGAESEVGSSTQQSKAFYNGQGQQKTSVILQQILDLKRLQLTDRKNTSSLIRGQEQIDISSSKFSTSQRLDDDLDEHSQNSLGICSDLQQMDSPKQELKVEPFPSPFSQLEQLSSSSTVGIPLHGDPFWQCKSPIQSSQLWSQNMQDLGVCEDVNCFDDFNIPDVDLTFQNFEELFGGDQDPTRLPVDIEDVTYSSLE, from the exons ATGGagaaaatttgtgaattttGCACATCTTTGAGGCCAGTTGTTTACTGTAAGGCAGATGCAGCACTGCTTTGCCTTTCATGTGATGCAAAGGTTCACTCAGCAAATGCACTTTCCAACCGGCATCCTCGAACCCTACTATGTGAATCATGCAAATGCCGCCCAACTTCTCTTCGATGTTTAGATCACCGGGTGTTTTTGTGTCGTAATTGTGACCGGAGCTTGCATGAAGTTTCTTCACAACATCATAGACGGGCGATTAGAAGTTATGTGGGATGCCCATCTGCTAAGGATTTTGTGGCATTGTGGGGGTTTGAATTGAACGAAATGGAAACTGTTGCTCCTCGAGATCAGTTTGTTTCTACTTCATGTGGTCCTCTGGAGCAAGGTGTGAGAAATTCAAGCTTTTCAAGACATTCTTGCCAACAAGATGGAGTCTCTTCATTGGCTTTTGAACTAAACTCCTCAATTTCAATATTTGGTGCAGAATCTGAGGTGGGATCGAGCACACAACAAAGTAAG GCATTTTACAATGGACAAGGGCAGCAAAAAACATCTGTTATTTTGCAGCAAATTCTTGATTTGAAAAGGCTACAGCTCACTGACAGGAAAAACACATCATCTCTGATACGTGGCCAAGAACAAATTGATATATCTTCATCTAAGTTTAGCACTTCACAAAGGCTTGATGATGATCTTGATGAGCATTCACAAAATTCGCTTGGTATCTGTTCTGATCTTCAGCAAATGGATAGTCCTAAGCAGGAACTGAAAGTGGAGCCTTTTCCCTCACCATTTTCTCAACTGGAGCAGTTATCATCTTCTTCAACTGTTGGAATCCCTTTGCATGGAGACCCCTTCTGGCAATGCAAAAGTCCAATTCAGAGTAGCCAG TTGTGGTCTCAAAATATGCAAGATCTTGGAGTTTGTGAGGATGTTAACTGCTTCGATGATTTTAACATTCCTGATGTTGATCTGACGTTTCAAAACTTTGAAGAGCTCTTTGGGGGTGATCAAGATCCAACCAGATTACCTGTTGACATTGAAGATGTGACGTATTCCTCCTTGGAGTAG
- the LOC100267887 gene encoding rust resistance kinase Lr10, whose amino-acid sequence MNKLPSHCRRFKTVEIISVHGYVELQQAIERLFERQEIFLAWEGLDGCYECENSGNFCGFNSTRNATICSTSRPKRSHSAVILGTSIGGTAFLALVVLVLYRFRRSDSEKETQLKVERFLANYKTLNPSRYSYSDLKKITGKFRHKVGQGGYGTVYRGKLPNGIPAAVKMIENSKGNGQEFINEVATIGRIHHFNVVRLLGFCAEGTRRALVYEFMPNESLEKFIFSSKDSKTRNRPFSWEKLQQIAMGIARGMEYLHQGCNQRILHFDIKPHNILLDHNFQPKISDFGLAKLCSKERSVVSMTAARGTAGYIAPELFSRNFGAVSHKSDVFSFGMLLLEIVGCRRNIDVTVENQSQIYFPEWIYNRMSQGKEMGLEIEIDGDEEIAKKLAIVALWCIQWNPTDRPSMTMVVQMLEGDLHGLEIPPKPFASSDIEMIAT is encoded by the exons ATGAACAAGCTGCCTTCACATTGCAGAAGATTTAAAACAGTTGAGATCATTTCAGTTCATGGCTACGTTGAACTCCAACAAGCCATTGAGAGACTTTTTGAAAGGCAAGAGATCTTCCTCGCTTGGGAAGGGTTAGATGGTTGCTATGAATGTGAAAACTCAGGAAACTTCTGTGGATTCAACAGTACAAGAAATGCAACCATTTGTTCTACTTCCAGGCCCAAAA GGTCACATTCTGCTGTAATCTTAG GAACAAGCATTGGAGGCACCGCCTTTCTTGCTTTGGTTGTACTTGTGTTGTACAGATTTCGAAGATCAGACAGTGAAAAGGAAACTCAGCTCAAGGTAGAGAGGTTCCTGGCAAATTACAAGACCCTCAATCCATCCCGGTATTCCTACAGTGATCTAAAAAAGATAACAGGCAAATTTAGGCACAAAGTAGGCCAAGGAGGTTATGGAACTGTCTACCGAGGAAAATTGCCCAATGGAATACCTGCAGCAGTTAAGATGATCGAGAATTCTAAAGGAAATGGCCAAGAGTTCATTAATGAAGTAGCTACCATAGGTAGGATACACCATTTCAATGTGGTTCGCCTTCTTGGGTTTTGTGCAGAAGGGACGAGGCGTGCTCTGGTCTATGAATTCATGCCAAATGAATCGCTTGAAAAGTTTATCTTCTCATCAAAAGACTCTAAAACAAGAAATCGACCATTTAGTTGGGAGAAGCTTCAACAAATTGCAATGGGCATTGCCCGTGGAATGGAGTACTTGCACCAGGGGTGCAACCAAAGGATCCTTCACTTCGACATCAAGCCCCATAATATTCTACTAGACCACAATTTTCAGCCCAAGATTTCAGATTTTGGGTTGGCCAAGCTATGTTCAAAGGAACGGAGCGTTGTCTCCATGACAGCTGCCAGAGGAACAGCAGGCTACATTGCACCTGAGCTCTTCTCAAGGAACTTTGGAGCAGTTTCTCACAAATCCGATGTTTTTAGCTTTGGAATGTTGTTGTTGGAGATTGTGGGATGTCGAAGAAACATCGATGTTACAGTTGAAAATCAAAGTCAGATTTATTTCCCGGAATGGATTTACAACAGAATGAGTCAGGGGAAGGAGATGGGGCTGGAAATTGAGATAGATGGGGATGAGGAGATTGCCAAGAAGCTTGCAATTGTGGCACTTTGGTGCATTCAATGGAACCCAACAGACAGGCCTTCAATGACAATGGTGGTTCAAATGCTTGAAGGTGACTTGCATGGCTTAGAGATACCTCCAAAGCCTTTTGCTTCTTCAGACATTGAGATGATTGCAACTTGA
- the LOC109123405 gene encoding putative zinc finger protein CONSTANS-LIKE 11 encodes MGVLQRYLVLKVASVVSSVCVTMSAHVDKDTDPSDQAHHFSTSVNSHCPIRPSFSAMSFSVSILSPESSSTDYLDSGLSPTTTRGPPFDSSDLESAHSEARENAMMRYKEKKKVRMNEKQIRHTPRKADPRKRVKGQSLKAEGYESDSVNATPSY; translated from the exons ATGGGAGTGCTTCAGCGGTATCTAGTGCTAAAG GTTGCTTCGGTGGTTTCATCTGTTTGTGTCACTATGTCAGCTCATGTGGACAAAGACACAGATCCTTCTGACCAAGCTCATCACTTCTCCACAAGCGTGAATTCTCACTGCCCAATTCGACCATCCTTTTCGGCTATGTCATTCTCTGTTTCAATACTCAGTCCAGAAAGCAGTAGTACTGATTATCTCGATAGTGGACTTTCACCTACGACAACACGAGGGCCTCCATTTGATTCATCTGATCTGGAGAGTGCACATTCAGAAGCCAGAGAAAATGCCATGATGAGAtacaaagagaagaagaaggtccgAAT GAATGAAAAGCAAATCCGACATACACCTCGGAAAGCTGATCCAAGAAAGCGGGTAAAAGGTCAATCACTAAAAGCAGAAGGCTACGAATCTGACAGTGTCAATGCGACACCAAGTTATTGA
- the LOC100242335 gene encoding zinc finger CCCH domain-containing protein 15, which produces MQKDISISPGGIKFFSSPAGNRSDGLGFPSLYSSIFSPKPSLSNSVSLTPSEYSTDEDVNNNSNNNSTPTSIDNVQALEVPYSPPSRLIYEHQDLINRHNLCLNHLRETAQEAEVLRHENSNLRIANRDLNKRLSLLIQNSIQNRFVNSEYSSSRSMADEFRRLGLGDGNETRSWDDEISNESPTSVIESDRVERIDVERITLPKSISVRSNGYLKMSQPGTSEGGRTRIPNRLRTTSPLNGTQKVYVRGVKKEEEPVELEVYNQGMFKTELCNKWQESGTCPYGDHCQFAHGIEELRPVIRHPRYKTEVCRMVLAGDACPYGHRCHFRHALTEQERFMGQLQPRAIKLDR; this is translated from the exons ATGCAGAAAGACATTTCCATCTCTCCTGGCGGCATTAAATTCTTCTCATCACCGGCTGGTAACCGGTCGGACGGCCTCGGTTTCCCTTCTCTCTACTCTTCCATTTTCTCGCCAAAACCATCCCTCTCAAACTCCGTCTCACTCACACCGTCCGAGTACTCTACCGATGAGGATGTCAACAACAATAGTAACAACAACAGCACCCCAACCTCCATAGATAACGTTCAAGCACTCGAAGTCCCATATTCTCCGCCGTCTCGCCTCATATACGAGCACCAAGACCTCATCAACCGCCATAACTTGTGCCTCAATCACCTCCGTGAAACCGCTCAAGAAGCCGAAGTACTTCGTCACGAGAACTCGAATCTCCGCATCGCCAACAGAGATCTCAACAAGCGATTGAGTCTCCTGATCCAAAATTCTATTCAGAACCGATTCGTCAACTCTGAGTATTCTTCCTCGAGGTCAATGGCTGATGAATTTCGCCGTCTCGGTCTTGGAGATGGTAACGAGACTCGTAGTTGGGATGATGAAATATCTAATGAGAGTCCAACGAGTGTGATCGAGAGTGACCGGGTCGAGAGGATTGACGTGGAACGAATTACGCTGCCAAAGAGCATCTCCGTGAGGTCGAATGGGTACTTGAAGATGAGTCAACCCGGAACGAGTGAAGGTGGTCGGACTCGGATCCCGAATCGGCTTCGAACTACGAGCCCACTCAATGGAACG CAAAAGGTTTACGTGCGTGGAGTCAAGAAAGAGGAGGAACCAGTGGAACTGGAGGTGTACAACCAAGGCATGTTCAAGACTGAGTTGTGTAATAAGTGGCAGGAGAGCGGCACTTGCCCGTATGGCGATCACTGCCAGTTTGCTCATGGCATCGAGGAACTCCGCCCGGTCATACGCCACCCACGCTACAAGACTGAAGTCTGCCGCATGGTCCTCGCTGGTGATGCCTGCCCATATGGTCACCGCTGCCACTTTCGCCATGCCTTAACTGAGCAGGAAAGGTTCATGGGACAACTCCAGCCAAGGGCAATCAAGCTGGACAGATAA